A genomic stretch from Bacillus sp. E(2018) includes:
- a CDS encoding adhesin, which yields MDITLSAKKYIEEVLEMNNANGIRVYFSGMGUGGPKLGLALDEPENSDIIEEINGIRVAFDPRIKEQTSTLKLDFEDSKFGSGLVMLGQDDCC from the coding sequence ATGGATATAACATTAAGCGCAAAGAAATATATAGAAGAAGTGCTTGAAATGAATAACGCCAATGGAATAAGAGTTTACTTCTCAGGAATGGGCTGAGGCGGACCAAAGCTTGGCCTGGCTCTGGATGAGCCTGAAAACTCAGATATTATTGAAGAAATCAACGGGATTCGAGTGGCATTTGATCCAAGAATCAAAGAGCAGACTTCCACATTAAAACTAGACTTTGAAGATTCTAAATTTGGATCTGGTCTTGTCATGCTCGGACAGGATGACTGTTGTTGA
- a CDS encoding CBS domain-containing protein has product MNIAFYLLPKDEVKYLNPEATMRQALEKLSYHKYTSVPLVSEEGRYIGTLTEGDLLWKLREAFDMGYDEVLKTKLVNVPQRINNISVSINSNMEDLITLSTDQNFIPVTDDDGHFIGIIRRRDIIKYCANLIWNKEVTKD; this is encoded by the coding sequence ATGAATATTGCTTTTTATTTGTTGCCTAAAGATGAAGTGAAGTATTTGAACCCAGAAGCAACGATGAGACAGGCACTTGAAAAGTTATCCTACCACAAGTACACCTCTGTGCCTCTTGTCTCAGAAGAAGGCCGTTACATAGGAACGTTAACAGAAGGCGATCTTCTATGGAAACTTAGAGAAGCATTCGATATGGGATATGATGAGGTATTAAAGACGAAGTTAGTGAATGTACCTCAGCGTATAAATAATATCTCTGTTTCCATCAACTCTAACATGGAAGATCTTATTACTTTGTCTACCGACCAAAATTTTATACCTGTTACAGATGATGACGGCCATTTTATCGGAATTATTAGAAGACGGGACATCATCAAGTATTGTGCAAATTTAATCTGGAATAAAGAAGTTACGAAAGATTAA
- a CDS encoding DedA family protein, whose product MKDLVISLLEWIMSLGHLGIALGLMVEVIPSELVLSYGGYMVSQGHLNFTLSVIAGTIGGTLAQLFLYWMGYYGGRPFLEKYGKYVLISKKQIDLSERWFNKYGTGVIFFARFIPVVRHAISIPAGIAKMSFAKFTLFTTLAVIPWSIFFIELGSRLGSNWEDIKTIAAPYTRGIMIIAVVVIFLFILYKVKKK is encoded by the coding sequence ATGAAAGATTTAGTGATTTCTCTATTAGAATGGATTATGAGTTTAGGACACTTAGGGATCGCGCTTGGTCTGATGGTAGAAGTGATCCCAAGTGAGCTAGTGTTATCTTATGGAGGATATATGGTGTCTCAGGGACACTTGAACTTCACGTTGAGTGTGATTGCCGGTACGATCGGAGGAACATTAGCACAGCTCTTCTTGTATTGGATGGGCTACTACGGTGGCCGTCCGTTCCTTGAAAAGTATGGGAAGTATGTACTAATCTCTAAAAAGCAGATTGACTTATCCGAAAGATGGTTCAATAAATATGGAACAGGCGTCATCTTTTTTGCACGATTTATTCCGGTTGTAAGACATGCCATCAGCATTCCAGCTGGGATTGCAAAAATGTCATTCGCTAAGTTTACATTGTTTACAACCTTAGCTGTTATTCCATGGTCGATTTTCTTTATTGAATTGGGTAGCCGTCTTGGTTCCAACTGGGAAGATATTAAAACAATCGCAGCTCCCTATACACGGGGAATCATGATTATAGCCGTAGTTGTCATCTTCTTGTTCATTCTATATAAAGTAAAGAAGAAATAG
- a CDS encoding CrcB family protein: MIGQMIAVAAGGALGAVVRFLVSQKINKDFPWGTLAVNMVGSFLLGWYVAEERDDILSSLYATGFLGALTTFSTLQFEAVTLVKNHAKRGLTYLFLTYILGLVAAWTGFIIGIK, encoded by the coding sequence ATGATAGGACAAATGATAGCAGTAGCTGCAGGTGGAGCATTGGGTGCAGTTGTCCGTTTCTTAGTGAGTCAGAAGATTAATAAGGATTTCCCATGGGGAACGTTAGCTGTTAACATGGTGGGATCGTTTCTTTTAGGGTGGTATGTAGCAGAAGAGAGGGACGATATATTGAGTTCCCTTTATGCGACTGGCTTCTTGGGAGCTCTAACCACGTTTTCGACTTTGCAATTTGAAGCTGTTACTCTAGTAAAGAACCATGCTAAAAGAGGTCTAACATATTTGTTTCTTACATATATATTAGGATTAGTAGCAGCTTGGACTGGCTTTATTATCGGAATAAAATGA
- a CDS encoding zinc ABC transporter substrate-binding protein, with protein sequence MRIISLLSVTIMLILSAACGNNTTSDKKEGTLQIYTTMYPLEYFTERIGGKHVDVSSIIPPGADAHTYEPSTKKMVEMTEGDAFVYNKLESDEFSSSVADTLKEENMPIIDGAKGISYHESAEHEGEEHAAEEEHAHEDDHAHEEEGHNDHGSLDPHIWLDPILAQKIADNIYNGLVKLNPDAKADFKKNHEALLSDLKELDSSFKTKVENAPKNSFIVSHAAYGYWAERYGLEQIAISGLSPSHEPSQHQIEKIIENAKKEKTSYILFEENVNNKVAAMIKKEVGAETLTLHNLETLTKDDIKKDRDYLSIMNQNIDTLSKALQ encoded by the coding sequence ATGCGAATAATAAGCTTACTAAGCGTAACGATAATGCTGATTCTATCAGCAGCATGTGGTAACAATACCACATCTGATAAAAAAGAAGGAACTTTGCAGATCTACACAACCATGTATCCTTTAGAATATTTTACTGAAAGAATTGGAGGTAAGCATGTAGACGTATCTTCTATTATACCTCCTGGTGCTGATGCACACACGTATGAACCTTCTACCAAAAAGATGGTTGAAATGACTGAAGGTGATGCTTTTGTTTACAACAAACTTGAGTCTGATGAATTCTCATCTTCGGTTGCAGATACATTAAAAGAAGAAAACATGCCTATTATCGACGGTGCTAAAGGAATATCTTATCACGAATCTGCAGAGCATGAAGGTGAAGAGCATGCTGCTGAAGAAGAACATGCTCATGAAGATGATCACGCTCATGAGGAAGAAGGACATAACGATCACGGTTCATTAGACCCTCATATTTGGCTTGATCCTATTCTTGCCCAGAAGATTGCAGATAACATCTACAATGGACTTGTAAAATTAAACCCTGATGCTAAAGCTGACTTTAAGAAGAACCACGAAGCACTCTTATCAGATTTAAAAGAATTAGATTCTTCGTTTAAGACAAAAGTTGAAAACGCACCAAAGAATTCGTTCATCGTATCTCATGCCGCATATGGCTATTGGGCAGAACGCTATGGACTAGAACAGATCGCAATCAGCGGTCTTTCACCATCACATGAGCCTAGTCAGCATCAGATCGAGAAGATTATTGAAAACGCAAAAAAAGAAAAGACTAGCTATATTTTGTTTGAAGAGAACGTGAATAATAAAGTAGCTGCGATGATCAAAAAAGAAGTCGGTGCAGAAACTTTAACTCTTCATAACTTAGAGACATTAACGAAAGACGACATTAAAAAAGACCGAGATTACCTATCTATCATGAACCAGAACATTGATACACTTTCAAAAGCATTACAATAA
- the crcB gene encoding fluoride efflux transporter CrcB: MKILAVALGGIVGALLRFWCGLILFNPETSFPFATFFVNVIGSFILGWFVIYGVKKIKNNNLILGLQTGVVGSFTTFSTFNAEIVLLIEEQLYRTAFLYFTASAMTGVIALYLGMKLGFITRNKAGAEQ, translated from the coding sequence GTGAAGATACTTGCGGTGGCATTGGGTGGAATCGTAGGAGCATTGCTGCGTTTCTGGTGTGGGCTAATTCTTTTTAACCCAGAGACATCTTTTCCCTTTGCTACTTTTTTTGTTAACGTAATCGGTAGTTTCATTCTAGGCTGGTTTGTTATCTATGGTGTGAAAAAAATAAAGAACAACAATCTCATTCTGGGCCTCCAAACAGGTGTAGTTGGATCATTTACAACATTTTCGACATTCAATGCAGAAATCGTGTTACTGATTGAGGAACAGCTTTATAGGACGGCATTTTTGTATTTTACCGCTAGTGCGATGACAGGTGTAATTGCGCTATACCTTGGAATGAAGTTGGGTTTCATTACACGCAATAAAGCAGGTGCTGAACAATGA
- a CDS encoding copper resistance CopC family protein translates to MNKLLLPLVLLVTIVFQLPLSASAHSKLESSTPAEGEKVTTDLEAVVLTFSTKIESLSTMTLQNGDKEIPLQISVEDDQMTGAITNPLENGNYTVAYKIIGADSHVIEGNYSFSVDRPKQEEATEEGTPNNDEQEKQDNNEKALTDQEEKEKPNNPTYFAPLTIGLVIVIAIVSFFAFRRKR, encoded by the coding sequence ATGAATAAATTACTTTTACCCTTAGTACTATTGGTTACGATTGTATTCCAACTGCCTTTATCGGCGTCTGCTCATTCAAAACTCGAAAGTTCTACTCCTGCTGAAGGTGAGAAGGTTACAACAGATCTTGAAGCAGTGGTGTTAACATTTTCTACGAAGATTGAGTCGTTAAGTACGATGACCTTACAAAATGGGGACAAAGAGATTCCTCTTCAGATTAGTGTAGAAGATGATCAAATGACTGGAGCGATTACCAATCCACTTGAAAATGGAAACTATACAGTTGCTTATAAAATTATTGGTGCTGATAGTCATGTGATCGAAGGGAACTACTCGTTCTCAGTAGATCGCCCTAAACAAGAAGAAGCAACAGAAGAGGGTACACCAAATAATGATGAACAAGAAAAACAAGATAACAATGAAAAGGCATTAACTGATCAAGAAGAGAAAGAAAAACCAAATAATCCAACTTATTTTGCTCCATTAACCATTGGTTTAGTGATTGTGATTGCTATCGTGTCATTCTTCGCATTCAGAAGAAAGCGCTAA
- a CDS encoding ABC transporter ATP-binding protein has protein sequence MDTFKRLKDFYWPYKKYFYWSILTLILVSGITVVYPMVLQYTIDEIIMKGEYSTVPYVAIGFILLMIIKGAATYTHQFYGDLFGIRSVYELRESLYEKLQFLPFDYYDNAKTGDLMSRLTADVEGFRFFLSFGFSQLINFVLIIGFSLSVMFFYSVPLALITLCMMPFLAIVVYKFDKEVHPAFRGIRKSMANLNTKVQENISGINTVKSLSREDFEINKFDTSNEDYKSQYLNTSHIWAKYFPVMELIGNLSVVLLLAYGGYLVIQGNLSAGELVAFFSLVWYIMGPIMNLGFIMNTFSQSKASGERLLEVLDEPLEMEGKDRELETVRFHGEVKFENVTHRYKNEKKEALKDISFTAKPGQTIGLIGATGSGKTSITQLLSRFYNPELGTIAIDGKPIEDYSLRTIRKNIGTVLQESFLFSSTIKDNISYGNPYAEMDDIIDAAKRAQAHDFIMELPDGYDTILGERGLGLSGGQKQRISIARAILIDPTILILDDATSAVDMETEFRIQKALKEVMSDRTTFIIAHRISSLKHADEILVLSNGKVIERGTHEELIDKESGAYRKIYDIQYQDKDKVFQMNGQGV, from the coding sequence TTGGATACATTTAAAAGATTAAAAGATTTTTATTGGCCGTATAAAAAGTACTTTTACTGGTCGATCTTGACTTTGATACTAGTGTCTGGAATCACAGTCGTTTATCCAATGGTCTTACAATATACCATTGATGAAATCATTATGAAGGGAGAATATTCAACAGTACCATATGTTGCGATAGGTTTTATTTTGCTGATGATAATAAAAGGTGCAGCTACATACACTCATCAGTTTTATGGAGATCTTTTCGGTATTCGGTCTGTTTATGAACTTCGTGAATCTCTATATGAAAAGCTGCAGTTTCTGCCATTTGATTATTATGACAATGCAAAGACTGGAGATTTAATGTCGAGATTAACCGCAGATGTTGAAGGTTTTCGTTTTTTTCTTTCTTTCGGATTTTCACAGCTTATCAATTTTGTACTAATCATAGGTTTCAGTCTCTCCGTCATGTTCTTCTACTCGGTTCCGTTAGCACTCATCACATTGTGTATGATGCCTTTCCTCGCAATTGTCGTTTACAAGTTTGATAAAGAAGTTCATCCTGCTTTTCGTGGAATTCGTAAATCTATGGCGAATCTCAATACGAAGGTTCAAGAGAATATTAGTGGAATTAATACGGTTAAATCGCTATCACGTGAAGATTTTGAGATTAATAAGTTTGATACGTCTAATGAAGATTATAAGTCTCAGTACTTAAACACGTCTCATATTTGGGCTAAGTACTTCCCTGTTATGGAATTGATCGGAAATCTTTCGGTCGTTTTACTGCTTGCATATGGTGGTTATCTTGTTATTCAGGGGAACCTATCAGCGGGTGAGCTCGTGGCGTTCTTTAGTCTTGTCTGGTACATCATGGGACCCATCATGAACTTAGGGTTTATCATGAACACGTTCTCACAATCTAAAGCATCAGGAGAACGACTGTTGGAAGTGTTAGACGAACCACTTGAGATGGAAGGAAAAGATCGTGAACTTGAAACGGTGCGCTTTCATGGAGAAGTGAAGTTTGAAAATGTTACACATCGTTATAAGAACGAGAAAAAGGAAGCACTCAAGGATATTTCCTTTACAGCAAAACCTGGTCAGACTATTGGATTGATCGGTGCAACTGGTTCTGGAAAAACATCCATTACTCAACTTCTATCGAGGTTTTACAACCCAGAATTAGGAACGATCGCAATAGATGGCAAACCAATTGAAGACTACTCATTACGAACCATTCGGAAAAATATCGGTACTGTTCTACAGGAATCGTTCTTGTTTTCGTCAACGATAAAAGATAATATCTCATATGGAAATCCGTATGCAGAAATGGATGACATTATTGATGCAGCGAAACGCGCTCAAGCTCATGACTTTATCATGGAACTTCCTGATGGTTACGACACGATATTAGGAGAAAGAGGACTTGGGCTATCTGGAGGACAAAAACAGAGAATCTCAATAGCTAGAGCGATTCTTATCGATCCAACAATCCTAATCCTTGATGATGCGACGAGCGCTGTAGATATGGAGACAGAATTCAGGATACAAAAGGCTTTAAAAGAAGTGATGAGTGACCGAACGACATTTATTATTGCTCACCGTATCTCTTCTTTAAAACATGCTGATGAGATACTTGTTCTCTCAAATGGGAAAGTGATCGAACGTGGTACACATGAAGAACTTATAGATAAAGAATCAGGAGCGTACCGTAAAATTTATGATATTCAGTATCAAGACAAAGATAAAGTGTTTCAAATGAACGGACAGGGGGTGTAG
- a CDS encoding YjcZ family sporulation protein, translating into MGYSYGNSFALVVVLFILLIIVGAACFC; encoded by the coding sequence ATGGGTTATTCTTATGGCAATTCTTTCGCATTGGTAGTAGTGTTATTTATTCTATTGATTATTGTTGGGGCAGCTTGCTTCTGCTAA
- a CDS encoding thermonuclease family protein, with amino-acid sequence MFKTKLLVSIFSAVLFISGCSYLGSEDGTRIPVKVEKVVDGDTIKVRVDGKLETVRFLLIDTPESVHPTKPVQPFSKEASTFTRDMLEEASVELELGIGERDKYGRLLAYVYADGKNVQENLLKNGLARVAYVFEPNTKYVDEYDRIQKQAQKEGLGIWSIENYVQEEGYHSEEEEQPEKATTQECTIKGNISSSGDKIYHLESGRYYKITKPEKWFCTEKEAVDSGFRKSKQ; translated from the coding sequence ATGTTTAAAACCAAATTGCTAGTGTCAATATTTAGTGCCGTACTCTTTATATCTGGGTGTAGCTATCTAGGCTCTGAGGATGGAACAAGAATACCTGTAAAAGTAGAAAAGGTTGTTGATGGAGATACGATAAAAGTACGAGTTGATGGGAAACTTGAGACTGTTCGTTTCCTGCTCATCGATACACCGGAAAGCGTTCATCCTACCAAACCTGTGCAGCCATTTAGCAAAGAAGCTAGTACATTCACTCGAGATATGCTAGAGGAAGCTAGTGTTGAGTTAGAACTTGGAATTGGAGAAAGAGATAAATACGGCCGTCTTCTCGCTTATGTTTATGCTGATGGGAAAAACGTTCAGGAAAATCTGCTAAAGAACGGATTAGCACGTGTCGCTTATGTATTTGAACCGAATACAAAGTATGTCGATGAATACGACCGTATTCAAAAACAAGCCCAAAAAGAAGGTCTAGGTATTTGGAGCATAGAGAACTATGTTCAAGAAGAAGGTTATCATTCTGAAGAAGAAGAACAACCTGAAAAAGCAACAACCCAAGAATGTACGATAAAAGGCAATATTAGTTCTTCCGGTGATAAAATCTATCATCTTGAAAGTGGACGATATTATAAAATAACAAAACCAGAAAAATGGTTTTGCACAGAAAAAGAAGCCGTTGATTCAGGATTCAGAAAATCTAAACAATAA
- a CDS encoding ABC transporter ATP-binding protein, with protein sequence MQKNSQAKKTPRFKYSSEQVIDKPFNWGQIIRLFQYMKPYSKNLLPKAIIAMMVSTAVRLVVPIFIGVLTFDHAIKNKDTNLLVTLIVAIAGLYLLSWGANTLRIKWMNYLGQYVIYDIRQHLFKHIQRLSHRFFDQRSAGSILVRIINDVNSLQDLFTNGVINVLMDIILLFGIIVIMFIYSPELTLAIMVILPLMFFISTSLRKKIRRSWQVVRIKQAKLNSHLNESIQGIRVTKSYTQEKENMDFFNGVNNETYDSWKTATQQNALFRPFVEMSNAIGTVILLWFGSYLIQGEALEIGVFVTFAFYLGMFWEPISRLGQVYNQLLVGMASSERIFEFLDEKPNVHEKENAYSFTKIKGEIQFKDVEFSYNADRKALNGIDLTIQGGQTVALVGHTGSGKTTIANLVSRFYDPTGGTVQIDGKDLKDVNLASLREKVSVVLQDTFIFSGTIIENIRFGRPDASDEDVKNAAKAVGAHAFIERLSNGYETEVEERGNVLSVGERQLLSFARALLADPDILILDEATASIDTESEQKIQQALKTLLNGRTAIIIAHRLSTIREADNIVVLDHGEIMEQGSHAELMRAEGIYYHLVVSQFKMLDAI encoded by the coding sequence ATGCAGAAGAATTCACAGGCGAAGAAGACACCACGGTTTAAATATTCGTCAGAGCAAGTAATCGATAAGCCATTCAACTGGGGTCAGATTATTCGATTGTTTCAATACATGAAACCTTATAGCAAGAACTTGTTGCCAAAAGCGATTATCGCCATGATGGTATCGACAGCAGTAAGACTTGTAGTTCCGATTTTTATAGGTGTTCTGACGTTTGATCATGCGATTAAGAACAAAGATACGAACCTGCTCGTAACATTAATCGTTGCGATTGCGGGCCTCTATCTCTTATCTTGGGGAGCTAACACATTACGGATCAAATGGATGAATTATCTCGGACAATATGTGATCTACGACATACGTCAGCATCTATTCAAGCATATACAGCGTCTGTCACATCGCTTTTTCGATCAGCGTTCTGCGGGCTCCATTCTTGTTCGCATCATTAACGACGTAAACTCGTTACAAGATTTGTTCACGAACGGTGTTATCAACGTATTAATGGATATCATCCTCCTGTTTGGTATCATCGTCATCATGTTCATCTACAGCCCAGAGCTAACATTAGCGATCATGGTGATTTTGCCGCTGATGTTCTTCATCTCTACAAGTCTTCGAAAAAAGATCAGACGCTCTTGGCAAGTGGTACGTATTAAACAAGCAAAGCTTAACTCGCATCTGAATGAAAGCATTCAAGGGATACGAGTGACTAAATCGTACACGCAGGAAAAAGAAAACATGGACTTTTTTAATGGTGTAAACAATGAAACGTATGATAGCTGGAAAACCGCGACTCAACAGAACGCATTGTTCAGACCGTTTGTTGAAATGTCTAATGCGATTGGAACAGTCATTCTATTATGGTTTGGTTCTTACTTGATACAAGGTGAAGCACTTGAAATTGGTGTCTTTGTTACGTTTGCTTTTTATCTTGGTATGTTTTGGGAGCCGATCTCTCGACTGGGGCAAGTTTACAATCAGCTTCTAGTAGGGATGGCATCATCTGAGAGGATATTTGAATTTTTAGATGAAAAACCGAATGTTCATGAAAAAGAAAATGCTTATTCGTTTACAAAAATTAAAGGCGAAATTCAGTTCAAGGACGTTGAGTTCTCCTATAATGCTGATCGAAAAGCGTTAAATGGCATCGATCTAACCATTCAAGGTGGTCAGACAGTCGCACTGGTCGGCCATACAGGGTCAGGAAAGACGACGATCGCGAACTTAGTAAGCCGTTTTTATGATCCGACAGGGGGTACGGTACAGATTGATGGTAAAGATTTAAAAGACGTCAATCTTGCTAGTCTTCGTGAAAAAGTAAGTGTCGTTCTTCAAGATACTTTTATCTTTTCAGGAACGATCATAGAGAATATTCGCTTTGGAAGACCTGATGCTTCTGACGAAGATGTTAAGAATGCAGCAAAAGCAGTCGGAGCACATGCGTTCATTGAGAGACTGTCTAATGGCTATGAAACAGAAGTAGAGGAAAGAGGAAATGTTTTATCGGTCGGTGAAAGACAGCTTCTTTCTTTCGCAAGAGCACTGCTTGCAGATCCAGATATTTTGATTCTTGATGAAGCGACCGCAAGTATCGATACAGAATCTGAACAAAAGATTCAACAAGCCCTAAAGACGCTGTTAAATGGAAGGACAGCCATCATCATTGCACATCGTCTTTCTACGATCAGAGAAGCAGATAATATCGTTGTTCTCGATCACGGTGAGATTATGGAGCAAGGAAGTCATGCGGAGCTTATGCGTGCAGAAGGCATTTATTATCACTTAGTCGTCTCTCAGTTTAAGATGCTTGACGCGATTTAA